In Paraglaciecola sp. T6c, the sequence TAGGATACTTTCTTGCCACTGGGTATTACTTTGCTGCGTCAAACCTTGGTCATTAGCAAAACGCACTAGCGCAACACGAATGATTGGCTCAGATGTACCGTTTGAATAGGTTGCACGAACAAGACCGTCCGCACCGATATCGATACCAGTCAACCGGCCTACTGCCAATCCATCCTGCTCGAGTGAAGTCACTTCAAACGCGGAAGCAAACTGGGTTGGTTCATCAGGGGTAGCATTACCTGGGTCGAAAGCAAAATTAGTGGTGATGGTTTGCGAAGGGTCAGAACCATTAGCTAAAATTGTTCCGCCTAATGCGACAGAGGTGATATCGCCCGTAGCACTACTCGTGCCATCGGCATTGGCAATACTGGTAAAATCACCACCAGCGCTAAAGGTCATTCTATATCCAGCGACCGGGGAGCCAGTGGTTTCTCCGACTACATTTGGCCCAGTAATAGGTGGAACGCCTGGCGTATCGCCTTCGGTATTTAATGCAATATCATCCATATAAGTAGTAACCACCCACTCATTGGTGGCAGCTTGATCCTTCATGAAGTAGTAAGTCATAACATGACTATCACCCAATGAGTCGAACACAGTCACTGAAGTTGCCGCGTTATAAGTCAGTGGATCGTCAGGATTAAATAAATCTAAATCGACAGCATCATCCCCTGCGGGTAAATTCATCTTTAATGATACTTCGGAGGTGGGCTGCGGAGAGCCTGATGAGTCAGGGATACGAACAGCTTGGGTTGTACTTAATGCTACTGAAGATGATGTCCCATCAGGGTTCACAGGGAAACCAAGCAAGTTATCACCATTGGAGTTGACTACAAAGTTTTCAGCATCCAGCTTGAACATACCAGCTCGCGTAAATGAAAACTCTCGAGAGTCAATTTCTGGGATGGTGGCAAAGAAGCCATTGCCTGTCACCGCTAAATCAAGTGAGTTATTAGTAAACTGCAGACTACCTTGGGAAAATTGCTGAGCGACTTCCTGGGTAATTACGCCGTCACCTACCTTAGTTTTACCACCCGCTAACAGTGATGATGCATATACATCGCCAAACTCTGCTCGGGATTCTTTAAAACCAACCGTATTCACGTTAGCAATGTTGTTTGCCGTTGTATCTAAGTCTCTTTGCGCAGCGGAAACGCCACTCAATGCAATATTAAAAGACATGTTAAGTTCTCCTGTTAACCACCAAGTTGAATGACGTCGTCGAGCTTGACGCTGACATCACCATCTAGATTTAATATGACACCTTGACTACTGCCAGCTAAGCTGACGCTATCAACGTGTCGATTGACTGCTGTAACGAGTTGCTGGGGCTCGCCCGACACATTACCTTGCGCTTTGACCACATAATTGCCAGGAGGCATAAAATTGCCAGCAGCATCTTTTCCGTCCCAGTTGAATTGAATATTGCCAACAGGCTGCGTGCCGATATCAAGAGTCTTGACGATACTACCCGATTCGTTCTCAATCGTAATTTTGGTATTAAGTGTAGTGGAATCGTTAATCACAACCCCGGATACCCCCTGACCTTCGCTGGCCATGTGTGCCACGTCACCCTGCAATAGTACTTGTTGACCAATCAGGCTAGACGCTTGCAATGCTTGGTTTGAAGTCATGGACGTGGCGAAGGTTTCGAATTTCTCGTTGAGCTGGCTGATACCATCGGCCATAGTGAAGCTTGTCATCTGCGCCACCATCTGATCGTTGTCAACCGGCTTACTAGGGTCTTGGTTAGCCAATTGTTCAGTCAGCAAGGAGAAAAAATCTTCTTGTGACAAAT encodes:
- the flgE gene encoding flagellar hook protein FlgE; this translates as MSFNIALSGVSAAQRDLDTTANNIANVNTVGFKESRAEFGDVYASSLLAGGKTKVGDGVITQEVAQQFSQGSLQFTNNSLDLAVTGNGFFATIPEIDSREFSFTRAGMFKLDAENFVVNSNGDNLLGFPVNPDGTSSSVALSTTQAVRIPDSSGSPQPTSEVSLKMNLPAGDDAVDLDLFNPDDPLTYNAATSVTVFDSLGDSHVMTYYFMKDQAATNEWVVTTYMDDIALNTEGDTPGVPPITGPNVVGETTGSPVAGYRMTFSAGGDFTSIANADGTSSATGDITSVALGGTILANGSDPSQTITTNFAFDPGNATPDEPTQFASAFEVTSLEQDGLAVGRLTGIDIGADGLVRATYSNGTSEPIIRVALVRFANDQGLTQQSNTQWQESILSGEALAGEATTGTFGDINSSALEQANVNLTTELIDLIIAQRNFQANSRALEVNNQLNQTILNIR
- a CDS encoding flagellar hook assembly protein FlgD, yielding MDTLIKNGLNSDLYWQPETVPVADESNQNLSQEDFFSLLTEQLANQDPSKPVDNDQMVAQMTSFTMADGISQLNEKFETFATSMTSNQALQASSLIGQQVLLQGDVAHMASEGQGVSGVVINDSTTLNTKITIENESGSIVKTLDIGTQPVGNIQFNWDGKDAAGNFMPPGNYVVKAQGNVSGEPQQLVTAVNRHVDSVSLAGSSQGVILNLDGDVSVKLDDVIQLGG